A DNA window from Pristis pectinata isolate sPriPec2 chromosome 29, sPriPec2.1.pri, whole genome shotgun sequence contains the following coding sequences:
- the LOC127584340 gene encoding nucleoplasmin-like isoform X1 — MTSNRSKTDKPVAVLWGCELNAQQKTQKFEVTDDEVAEHQLALKTICLGVGAKDELNIVEIVPEDESPPVTIATLHLSILPMTIICGIDLTPPITFRLKSGSGPVYITAENIVLDDDTWGEEEEGGEEEEEEEEEEEETPPKQTKRPASTKKAGLSKKKRLDTEKAEEELDVALPVKKGKDPSKIKAAKY, encoded by the exons ATGACTTCAAACAGAAGTAAAACGGACAAGCCAGTTGCTGTTCTATggg GTTGCGAGCTGAATGCCCAACAGAAGACGCAGAAGTTTGAAGTTACAGATGATGAGGTTGCTGAACATCAGCTGGCCTTGAAGACG ATATGTTTGGGTGTCGGTGCTAAGGATGAACTGAACATTGTGGAGATTGTTCCAGAAGATGAGAGTCCACCAGTTACTATTGCCACACTGCACCTTTCCATCTTGCCAATG ACCATAATCTGTGGCATTGATCTGACTCCACCAATTACCTTCAGACTGAAGAGTGGATCTGGTCCTGTCTATATAACAGCAGAAAATATAGTCT TAGATGATGACacatggggggaggaggaggaagggggggaggaggaggaggaggaagaagaggaggaagaggaaacgCCACCCAAACAAACAAAGAGACCTGCATCCACCAAGAAGGCAGGGCTTTCAAAG AAGAAGCGATTAGACACAGAAAAGGCAGA AGAGGAGTTGGATGTTGCACTACCAGTTAAAAAG GGGAAAGATCCCAGTAAAATTAAAGCAGCAAAATACTAA
- the LOC127584340 gene encoding nucleoplasmin-like isoform X2, producing MTSNRSKTDKPVAVLWGCELNAQQKTQKFEVTDDEVAEHQLALKTICLGVGAKDELNIVEIVPEDESPPVTIATLHLSILPMTIICGIDLTPPITFRLKSGSGPVYITAENIVLDDDTWGEEEEGGEEEEEEEEEEEETPPKQTKRPASTKKAGLSKKRLDTEKAEEELDVALPVKKGKDPSKIKAAKY from the exons ATGACTTCAAACAGAAGTAAAACGGACAAGCCAGTTGCTGTTCTATggg GTTGCGAGCTGAATGCCCAACAGAAGACGCAGAAGTTTGAAGTTACAGATGATGAGGTTGCTGAACATCAGCTGGCCTTGAAGACG ATATGTTTGGGTGTCGGTGCTAAGGATGAACTGAACATTGTGGAGATTGTTCCAGAAGATGAGAGTCCACCAGTTACTATTGCCACACTGCACCTTTCCATCTTGCCAATG ACCATAATCTGTGGCATTGATCTGACTCCACCAATTACCTTCAGACTGAAGAGTGGATCTGGTCCTGTCTATATAACAGCAGAAAATATAGTCT TAGATGATGACacatggggggaggaggaggaagggggggaggaggaggaggaggaagaagaggaggaagaggaaacgCCACCCAAACAAACAAAGAGACCTGCATCCACCAAGAAGGCAGGGCTTTCAAAG AAGCGATTAGACACAGAAAAGGCAGA AGAGGAGTTGGATGTTGCACTACCAGTTAAAAAG GGGAAAGATCCCAGTAAAATTAAAGCAGCAAAATACTAA